In Nomascus leucogenys isolate Asia chromosome 3, Asia_NLE_v1, whole genome shotgun sequence, the genomic window ctcctcctcccaccccgtacccagagaaaaacaaacaaatcaaaaatatCGCAAGAAATGAAAACACCGAACAGATATTTCCCTCTAAGACAGTTTCCTgaccagattctttttttttttttttttaagaaagaaagaaaaaaaaacaaaaaccagaccgAACCTGCCTTCCCGCTGTGGCTGCTCGGCGCCCCAATTAAGCAGGTCGCGGCGAGAGCTCCGAGTCCTGGAGCTTTCCTCCCGCACGGTTTCCCGCCCCTCCCCAGGCCTCcgaaaagcaggaaagaaaaaacaaatctcatACTTTTCTCCGGGGGCGCGAGGGTCCTCTCGCCTCCAGAAGAGGGTGGAAGACTAAGAAGCCGCGGGTCTGGACTGAAGGGGCGCAAAGTGGGTGGTGAACAGGCTCGAACGCAGTCGAAAGCAAGCCTGGCGGCCGAGTCCTGTCCGCGCCCCTCGGAGCCAGGACGGTTGGGGGCATTGCCGATGGTACCAGGAGCCTGGGGATCCCGCGGGCTCTGCCTCCGCGGCGCCGGGCACGCACAGCCCAGCCTGCTCGGATACTAGCGCACTGGGGGACAACTTCTCCGTTCGCACCCCTTCCCAAAGGGTCAAGCGGCCCGCAGGCCATCACTCCAAACCAGTCGTAGCTTCGGAGACTGGGGATCGACACCACTCCCGGCCCCGCGCCGCCTAGTTTCCCAACAGGGCGCGCTAGCCCGCTAGCCAGAGGAACCTCCGCCCAGGCCTTGCCAAGCACCCACCCGGAGCAGGCCGGGAGCAGTGAAGGATGCGGCGGGAGCGGCGCGCTGCAGTTCCGCGACGTGGCACGTACCTTGGAAGCGATGACCCAGATATCGGTAGCGGTGGATGAGCCAGGGGTAGAAGGTGGACGGATCCCGCTGCTGCGAGGCGAAGAGGGGGTGTGGCGAGTGCGAGGAGGGTAGGGGGTGGGCGGCCAGGGCGTGCGGCGGCGGTACCGGGTGCACTGGCACGGCGGGGTTGGGCGGGTGCGAGACCGCCTCGGCGAACACCAAGTCTGGGTTGGAGTAGACGCCCCtaccggcggcggcggcggcggccgagTGGAAGCCGTTGAGGAACGGATTTATGGGGCTGGAGTTAGCGTAGCTGAGTGCCGCGGGACGGATGGGGTCCTCGGAGCGCGAGGCGGGCAGGGGACTGTCCTTGGCCACCAGCGACTCGATGGTGAAGCAGCGCTTGGGCGCCGGCTGGAACATGCTGCGCCGAGGAGCGGGCGCCCTGGGCTCCCAGCTCCTGGCGACCGCCGCACGCTGCCTCCGCCGCCCGCTGCCCGCGGCGAGGACGGACGAGAATTGGGGACTCGTttgtttggggtgggggtgggggtggggggaaggaaaggaagaaagaaaggaaaggaaaggaaaaaggaaaggaggggggagggagagggagaggcaaaGCCGAGGATCCCGAGAATCTTGCACCAAACGCGCCCAACCTGAAGAGAGGGGGGAAAATCCTTCCAGAAGAATTTGCAGGCGTGGAttggggtaatttttttttctttttttttttctttcttttctttttttttttttttttttggcgagaTGGCGTTGGGGGATCGGAGTTagaggcagggaggagaaggggggaAAGTTCTCgggggaggcaaaaaaaaaaagttttttctcctctgcaaaaGGCGGGCAGGGCGCCCTAAGTCCAAGGACAATCCATGGAAGTGTTCGCTTCTTCACAAGTTGTGCAAACGATTTGTTAGTTCATGAGCCTAATTAGTGCGGGGATCACATAAACAGCTTCCTCCGAAGCCTGGTAAATGGCTTGATGATTGGTCGCTATTACTCGCCCTGAGGTGGAAGGGGGGAGACTCTTTAAAGTGCGTCAGAGGGAGGTGAGCGCCTGGGAACCCGGAGGCCTGGATCCGGGCCGAGAGTGGAACGGAGTCGGCGCCGCCGCCTCGGCTGAGCCTTCTGCCGCCCGCCGGGCCGTCCGGCTTCTCCGCGCCTTCGCCCCTCGCTCCCAGCTCACTCGCTCCTGCGGCGCCCGCTGcggcttctcctcctccttcgcctcctcctcttcctccagtttcttcttctcctcctcctcctcttcctcctcctcctctttccccaccTACTCCCCCTCAGCCACTGCCTCCGCCTCCACCAGCACCACTCCCTCCGGGGCACCCCGGTCCCTGCAGAGTTCCTGGCCGGCGCCGCCTCCGCTGCGGCCCCCTGAATCCCGAGCCTGCTGCGCCCAAGCTGGTAGGACAGACGGACAGACAGATTCCTCTCGCCTAGCGCTCCGCCGCTGCTGCCTTACGCGGCCCCGCGTCGGGAGAACTGGGATCGCCCCAAGAGCACCGCGAGGGTAAGCGGGCGGGGGCTGATTCCCGGGCTAAAGGCGCCGTTCGATTATACCAATCCCCACCCTTAGCAAAACTCCCAGCAGTTTCCTAGGCCAGGAGGGATCCTGGAGTGAGGGGTACGGGGTCCTCCCACCCCATCAACCACGCTTAGCTTCGAGGTCCCAGGGTCGGTGCGTTCGCGATTCTTGACCCGGCTCGTTCGCTTGCGAGTTGAGACTGGGAGCTGCCGACCCCGCCGGAGCAGTGGGCTTCCAACTCGCTCCCGCTCTCGCCCCACGGTCTCTAGCGTTTTCTGTCTGGGAGGGTGCTCACCTCCTTCCCCAAAGCAATTCCTTCTGGAATATCTGGGACCGGCAGTCCAAGGTCAGGGGAGAGCCCGATATGGTGCTACTGTACTATTATGGTTCCGTCGTAATTATTTTTGTTAGTGTGGTCAATGTTATTACTATTATAgatgatattattttattattatttctattattattatgccATCTGTTGTCccgggggagggggtgggatgcTGTGCGAACCCAGTGCAACTAGCGACTACGGATCGCATCTCCGGTCCCAGGCCGTGTCCGCATTTTCGAGCTCGCCTTCGGTTTTGGGATGATTTTAGGACCGACTTCCCTCGTCCCCATTGGCTCGCGCGGCGGCATAATTATGATCACATCCCCAGGCTGCTGGCGCTGCTCTCTGTTTATTGGTGGTTAAAGATCTATTATCTATTCATCAGCcgcctcttttttcctttttttctttttgccaattACATTCCTCTAAAGTGAAGTACCAGCAGGTATTTTGCACGTTTAcaattaatgataaaaaaaattctagcgTCCTTTAAAATTATTACTCCCAGGCCCCTGTCATTTTTCCTAAGAACGCAGAAATGCCTATGTTTGGTGACTAGATTGCCCTGAAACCTGGGAGAAGCcaatgggagtggggagagaagagTGAAGTCCACTGTGAGCCAGGCTG contains:
- the EMX2 gene encoding homeobox protein EMX2, producing the protein MFQPAPKRCFTIESLVAKDSPLPASRSEDPIRPAALSYANSSPINPFLNGFHSAAAAAAGRGVYSNPDLVFAEAVSHPPNPAVPVHPVPPPHALAAHPLPSSHSPHPLFASQQRDPSTFYPWLIHRYRYLGHRFQGNDTSPESFLLHNALARKPKRIRTAFSPSQLLRLEHAFEKNHYVVGAERKQLAHSLSLTETQVKVWFQNRRTKFKRQKLEEEGSDSQQKKKGTHHINRWRIATKQASPEEIDVTSDD